GGAGGCCCGGTTCAATCTTCTCCATCACGCTGTAGATCGGTTCATAAAGGTCAACTCCCATCATGTCAATGACTAACTTCTTTCCATGCCTGCAAAAACAAGTATTCAATAAAATTGCAGATAAAAACATTTGGTTAATGTGAAATTATTTGTGTGATGATAAATATTGGTACAGGTTCTTCAATCAATTCTATTTGACAAATGCAATAGAAAATTTTAACTCCGCTTGTATGTTCATAAGGTTGTCGTATGTTCTCAGTCCTTGGCAACTTCatttaattaaggaataaggaatcattctgagtattatgaggtgataatttcggtcggggcgtgatcaaatccaatgaagggctttatgatagatttgaccatgcCCCGATCGAAATGATCACATCatatgattccttattacttatatttatataattttcagccattgtacgattaaatgtttaaatataaataagcaaacaccGCTGGCGCAccaattatacgtcatttgaagcTATTGGgctttatattacaaaatcgatacgtagtgttatcacaggcaaagacactgaaaaatgtaaatattatgtaTTGTACCCAGTGGTTTAACTGACCTGAGAGCAGCGAGAGTCGCTATTCGAATCCTGTCAGGAGAGTTGATGAATTCGTGGTCTAGACCGTTGATGAATGTACACTCCCGGTACTGTAGGAATCTCCCGGATATCTCGCTCGGATCGATCATCATTGGAAACCTATAATATGATAACAGAATGATGTGGTCACTCGCAGAAATTACCAAAATCGAAGCTAAAGACAGTGAATACTTTGAAATCCAAAGATCGCCCTCATGTGAGAtccatggtaaaaaaaaaaaagaaaagaaaagaaaacatgtatatatacccgGTATATTCATTGGTGGGTGATGCTTGTTAAAATTGAGAACACGAGAAAAAAAAGCTTgcgtatttcttttaaattctgTCATAATCCTTTAGAATTTCGggtacattttaattatttttttttattagaaaggcaaaataatatatattcaaatcaaaGATGTGTATTTTGCTTGTGAATATccgtatattttttaatgtctttAAACAAAAGCCATCCCAAATAAtccatacaaaatattttttcggtTTACATGTGTTTAGATTGGAAAGATTGAACTGTAATTCATTCCACCAATTGACAATCTCTCTGTGTAAACCAATCCacgtaaaaatatacattgaatTGTCGTTTACTGACCATTTGGAATTTTTCACGATGTTGTCCGCGTCTTGGAGCACAAACGCGGCCAGCTCCTTGACAGTGATTTTGTGTTCTGGGGGTTTGGCGGGGGCTGCTTCAGCTGTAAAGACCCAAAAACGTGCATGAAGCTCAAGGTCGCTGTAAATATGACTGGACATGAACATCATTATTTATCTTacctttaaataaataaagctgcatttacaacaaaactaaataaatcgaatatatctcaaatatatgtattaacTATGTTTtgccggtgtggaccggaaacTTAATATATgcaataagataaaaaaaatcgatattCCGATGTAGAGCCGTACCAAGAAAAACAACTAAGAGCGGACGACCAACTCTTGTCGCTACCTGTAAGAAAATCAATTATTTGGAAATACCCTTTAAAAAGAAGCACTTCAAAATCAGACTTTGTTTGAGTTATTTGATGTGCAAGGACAGCACGAAAATCTTTGACACCCCTAATACCCGATTTCAAAAGTGGATATGCActgaacaaaacaaagaaaaaagaataaataatgaaaaataaaaatacatattacagAGAAATTGAGGACCGTTGTGAATAAATAGGACATCAGCACTGACCTGGTTTTGCGGTGGCGGCAGGTTTGGCCGGTGTTTTGGTGGTACTTTTAGGAGCCGCCGCTTTAGCTGGTTTGGCCGCAGTACCACCTTTACTGGCGGTTGTTTTGACCGTTTTTCCTGCGGGTTTAGGTGGCATTCTTCTGTTGTAGTCTGAAAATTGTTCCACTTCTTCGCTTTTAAATACCCCCGGATTGCTTTAAAGAACTAAAAATATTGGACCGATCATTGACTATATGAGTAACGATTAAAAGTCCAAATTTTCCAGTGACGCACGCTAAACCAACGGGGACCAGTGTGTGgccaaataatttcaaaatatcacatatCCTTCATTAATTATCCTCTTCTGCAACTGGGGTTGTCATTTGGTATTGACTTTATTGGTTTTTATCACATTAACTGTTTAATTATGAAATCTGTACACATACAGTTCCTGAGCGGCAAAGCCAATCAATGAACTAAAAAAATGATGCAAAATTATCAATACACGCCTGTGTGCATTCACAGAATGAAATACTTGATATCAATTCATCAAGGAGAGACTTGGGAAAGGAAAATCAACAAATGATCGAACTCAACCTTGGTCCCCGTTTATAGCTTCCTGATAGATGCGTGTGCTCGAAGTATTTTCGCCACTTTGGAATTGTATTTCGATACATTTCTATTGATTTTGCTTTATCATAGTGATTATACTATTGTAAATATATCCATTTTCGAAAGTTGTGATATAGAAGGTTTAGAAAAAAGATCACATAAccaatttatttatcataaattgtGCAAATTTATGATCATGAATTGattatcaatttcattaatGCAAATTTTCATGAATCATATCATAGTACAAAGAAATATCAGTCAGTAGCAACTGGGAAACGAGGAAGGGGGATCCTTAGCATACGTAgctatatatagtcctttaatgAATCACTTGcctcaattacatgtaattttgcaataaacccccccccccccaggccatcaaattaattaaaaaaaaacccaactttttacaatagtttacactttattttcaaattatctcCAAATTATGAAGTGTTAAATTTTGTACTTATCATTTCTAATTAAGGTAtattatactttaaaattttcaatttattaaattcaatcaTATAAGTAACACATTCATACTTTATAAATAACGGGGCTGGGATTTCCGATCTACGTGTTTTTCCCTAATGAATCACATGTACTTGGATTTCCCCCTCTTTACCTttcttaaatgtacatgtaccgacTGTATCtacataatttgaaaatatctcgtcaaaaataagaagaaactATAAGTCAGCATAGATTTTACTTCGTCTAATTTAATTTACAAGAACAAGTTAATGTACGAGATAATAAGTTcgttagtatttttattttaaccaatgaaattgtttcttttttgaGATCGCCAAGTGCGCCCCTGTGATGTTTACAAATGGAGAGCTGTAGAATGTAAGACGATTTTAGAGAAGTTTTCTTACACTCCTTTTCAGAATGCCGCCCAAAAAGCCAGTGGCAGCTAAAGCACCCGTCAAAGCTGCAGCAAAACCTGCACCAAGACCTGCGGCTGGAAGAGGGACAACCCCTGCTGCAAAGAAAGGAGCGGTCGCACCAGgtataaactttatttttacaatacgAACAGTACGTACTGTCAAATGCTGTACAAAATAAAGAGTCGGATACACGTCGATAAATATTGGGGCCACTTTGACGATACAAGGTTGCATGAGTGGCTGGCATGACGAAAGATTTGAAATAGAATTGTTTTGTAAACCATTTAGTGttcactttatttatatat
This portion of the Magallana gigas chromosome 7, xbMagGiga1.1, whole genome shotgun sequence genome encodes:
- the LOC105347467 gene encoding IQ motif and ankyrin repeat domain-containing protein 1 encodes the protein MPPKPAGKTVKTTASKGGTAAKPAKAAAPKSTTKTPAKPAATAKPAEAAPAKPPEHKITVKELAAFVLQDADNIVKNSKWFPMMIDPSEISGRFLQYRECTFINGLDHEFINSPDRIRIATLAALRHGKKLVIDMMGVDLYEPIYSVMEKIEPGLLKMILDKSIMEDDNIKKLMRPTDDDLYSNILQFGMKDDFGFVIITKNEDTNGFTDKMMTVRVES